gcgccggattctgtcctggttgcccctcttccaggccagctctctgatgtggccagggagtgcagtggaggatggcccaagtacttgggccctgcaccccatgggagaccaggggaagtacctggctcctgccatcggatcagcgtggtgcgccagccacagcgcactggccgcagcggccattggagggtgaaccaacggcaaaggaagaccttttcctctgtctctcccctctcactgtccactctgcccatcaaaaaaataaaataaaataaaaagaattttatagaGTACAGAGGAGAGAGTTCTCAtgactaattattttttaaattttttttcttgcagtaTGGGGAGTGTATTAGAAAGGTAAGTTTACAGTGAGAATCTCCAATCTGTAAGTAAGTTATGCTGTTGTTCATGTAGCAGATGCTTCTGTTTTGAGTGATTAACTTTGATCTCCCTGACTATTTACTATTTTGTTTGATAAGGGATCCTGAAGTTTTCTACTCTTTGGTGCCAGATGAGATGTGGCTGAATTCACATATGTAAAAACAATGATTTGACTTTCTGGGCTTtgtttccccttctctcctcccctttctctggAACTGCCCCAACCAACCTTTATGAACAGATTATTCTGAGAAATCCCAGAGGAGGCCCCACCCTtctgagagggaaagggaaaaaagACACAGGAAAGAGGAATTCCCatagcaggggaggaggagggaggattcCCTCCTGGGAGCAACAGTGAGCAGGTCCTGCCCTCTCAGCCTGTCCCAGTTGAAAGCTGGATCAGGGGAATCAGCCACCTCAGCTCCCTCAGGACCATGGCTGCCAGTCTGGAATTCCATTCCCTTGCTTGGCAGAAAACTCACAGCCTCCTGGCTCAGTGCAGATCCTTTTGACTGTACTGGTGGGGATGTCTGTTGACTGAATTCCCATAGATTCTGCCTAAAAGCCCTGCTCTCTGCAAGCTACCCAGGATCTCTGCTTTCCCTGAAATCAAGTGAGGGGTACAGGGGGAATGACTGTTATTCCAGAGGTTGGATAATGTCTGAGAAGAAAGAGGCAAATGGCTTAGATGTGAAATTTAGATAAAAGTACTAATTTTATTTCTCCAAAGaatgttaataaaatttattcttattAGCCAATAATGGGAAAATTCCCAGTGAAATATTTTGGATTTGCAGCTGGTGATGTTGTCTTGACCCTGTGATTGCCCTTTGACCTGGAGTGTCCCTGGTGTGATTCTTTACAGAGCAGTACTGGCACACTCAGTCCCCAGCTGGTAAACCCAGAGCTGACGTTATGGAACATCACTGGACTCATAGAGATGCTATACAACTTCAAAGGTAAGCCTCAACCTCCATCCTTCCAGCCCTAATTTCCTTCTTCTTCACTGCTTTTGTGCCTGAGccatttcccattttattttgttctcctTCCCTGAAAATCTGATAGGTTTTTTCAGAAACTGTGTCTTCTCACTTTGTTTAATCACATTTCAATGATCAAAGCTGAACCTTGTAAATAAGCATGCTGATATAAGCAGAGTATGGGAAGATATTCAGGTGATTTGATTAAGAAGGGATACAATGCTCAATTCTTAGCACGGCAGTCAAGACTGTATGTTGACTGCGTTCACTGCAATTTTTGTAGGGAGAGACAGTAAGGGAGCTCTTTCATCTGTTGTTTtcctcccaagatggctgcaatgaccatggCTAGcacaaccaaagccaggagccaggagccaggagccaggagcatcttctgcatctccacaaacttttgggtcatcttctgctgcttccccaggccattattggggaacagctgggacatgaacatcctgtgggatgccagtgtcataggcatcAGCCTGaaccactatgctacaacaccagccccatctcaCTACATTTCTGAAAGCTTAAATATGGCccttgattttttaatttgtccTATATGCCAAGTATATTTATCATGCACTGCTAAAGTAGCTATTATCGTTGATAAACTCAGAAAGATTTGACCAACCCCAAAAATGAGAAATTGTCAAAAGCAGACCCATTCCAATGCTATCTCCTGATTCTGAAAACAATTAAATGATGAGACATCTGTGAATGATGTTAGGCCTGCACTAGACAATAGTTCAGAGAGCAGAGGGTTGAAACCCAGATTAGGCGAAATCCACGTTCTGAACAGAGAAGCAGAAGTCAGAACATTCTTTAGAGATATTATTTATTGGGGCATGTGTTTTATGTTGAAATATTCAGATGTACAGCTTATTTCCCAATTAATAAGTATCATATTTCAAATAGTGTTATTTACTaatggaattaaagaaaaaactcaagAACTGTTTTCTAGCCAAGAAAGTAAAAGTTGTAGGTTGGTCTCAATACAGGCTATCcagtggtaggcatttggcacagcagtatgtatcttgggcacctgtaccccgTAGCAAAGTGCCTGGGATTCAGTCCCATCTcagcttccatccagcttcctgttaatgcacaccttgggaggcagcagatgttttCCCTAATAtatggatccctgctacccatgtggcagaccaggattggatcctggctcctggctcaggcctggccaagccctggttgtgggtatttggagagtgaaccagcagatggaacacttctcagtctctgtgtctctcttttcaaagaaaataaacatatatattcaaaCCTATTGAAACAATTAACACTCCACACCAACCAAAACCCTGCTTCACACGGTGTGTGATATGTCCaagttctttttcttatttttctctgttgtttgatttcttttttctgtaaagTCACTTGAACCCTCCAGTTTCTCAGTTGAGCAAATCTCAATTCATTGTGCTTCCTTTTCTTCTGTTAGTTTTCCTTGCAAAGTCAAGGGAAGTGATTCCATGGGCAGAAAACATTTGTATTCAGGCCATATAAACAACATTCATTGATCAGATTATTCTCTTTCTGAAGTGGATCATGGTCTGATGAAGGAAGTGGCCCGCCGCTACATAAAGCTCTCTGAGGACCTCAGAAGTGCAATAGTTGGAGAAGAACGTTGTGGTGTCCCCAGCCAttcccagagagcagagagctttgCTGTGTAGGGTGCTCAAGACCTTCACCTCTGGCAAACATTACTGGGAGGTGGATGTGTCATCCTCTTCCAACTGGATTTTGGGAGTCTGTTATGATTCCAGCACAAGTGATACCAGTGACATTATTAATCTCGAAGAagcatttctcctggcctccctgaaGAGTAACAACCATTACGTCCTCTCCGCCAGTGTTCCACCCTTAACTCACTATGTGGAAATGCCCCTGAGTAGGGTTGGAGTGTTTCTGGATTGCGACCATGGAACAGTGAGTTTCTATGATGCTGACATAGGTTCCCTCATACATTGTAATGTTCCAACCCACTTTACTTCTCCTCTGAACCCCTTTTTGTACCTTTGTCCACCATGAAATGTCTTTGTGAACCCCCATACGGAGGAAACTGCTGTCCTGGGATGTTTTTATGTGAGACATCAGGATTGTTTTTAAGCACACTGTAACTTAATG
The sequence above is drawn from the Oryctolagus cuniculus chromosome 21, mOryCun1.1, whole genome shotgun sequence genome and encodes:
- the LOC100357275 gene encoding tripartite motif-containing protein 64C, with product MIKAQYQKLHILLYKEEELQLQALHREAQEISQQLKDSEMRMTQQKHQLKETYRELAEACWKPDLELLQYGECIRKSSTGTLSPQLVNPELTLWNITGLIEMLYNFKVDHGLMKEVARRYIKLSEDLRSAIVGEERCGVPSHSQRAESFAV